The following coding sequences are from one Triticum dicoccoides isolate Atlit2015 ecotype Zavitan chromosome 4A, WEW_v2.0, whole genome shotgun sequence window:
- the LOC119283791 gene encoding glutathione S-transferase T3-like: MGMEGRWGCRGDAREMEGRWRCRGDAREMEEMQMHGVRRRGGDAGEMEMQGRWRRCRGDMDTDQSFLDTLGFGYTQTQLESPIEEQATPSTQHRSAITEKGKSNKGKNWSSDEDKVLIAAWANTSLDIVGTDQNRNAYWDRISEYYNTHKESSWPERNANAINCRYTTINRETSKFCGCLQQILNREESGRTIQEKTNDAHILFKEMDLKKKKPFTLMHCYVEFSKYPKWQTREVETSLKKQKKTIDASPGTATNDPADASSVRTDATSIHTDALEHEKRPDGVKRDKRGKTDDSACKLSLETVWAAKLEKDEIKKAAKNARYAQQLELRKEEIALKKNEDARNEREDARRQFELDERVMLIDTSGMTDVQKQFYQAKQKEILARGLG; the protein is encoded by the exons ATGGGGATGGAGGGGAGATGGGGATGCAGGGGAGATGCACGGGAGATGGAGGGGAGATGGAGATGCAGGGGAGATGCACGGGAGATGGAGGAGATGCAGATGCACGGCGTGCGGCGCCGTGGAGGAGATGCAGGGGAGATGGAGATGCAGGGGAGATGGAGGAGATGCAGGGGAGAT ATGGATACTGACCAAAGCTTCTTGGACACCCTTGGTTTTGGTTACACACAAACACAACTAGAAAGTCCAATTGAAGAGCAGGCAACTCCATCAACTCAGCATCGTTCTGCAATAACAGAGAAAGGAAAATCCAACAAAGGCAAAAATTGGTCTAGTGATGAGGACAAGGTTCTCATAGCAGCATGGGCAAATACAAGTTTGGATATTGTTGGGACAGATCAAAACCGGAATGCTTATTGGGATAGAATTTCAGAGTACTACAACACACACAAGGAATCATCATGGCCGGAGCGTAATGCTAATGCAATCAATTGCCGTTACACAACGATTAATAGAGAGACCTCTAAATTTTGTGGTTGCCTTCAGCAGATTttaaatagggaagaaagtggaaGGACTATACAAGAAAAG ACAAACGATGCACACATTTTGTTCAAGGAAATGGATCTTAAAAAAAAGAAGCCTTTCACACTGATGCATTGCTATGTAGAGTTTTCGAAGTATCCAAAGTGGCAGACAAGAGAAGTTGAAACTTCTCTTAAGAAACAAAAGAAGACCATTGATGCAAGTCCAGGCACAGCCACCAATGATCCGGCTGATGCATCCTCGGTACGTACTGATGCTACCTCGATACACACTGATGCTCTTGAACATGAGAAAAGACCTGATGGTGTGAAGAGGGACAAGAGAGGTAAAACTGATGACAGTGCTTGCAAGCTGTCATTAGAAACTGTGTGGGCAGCAAAGCTAGAGAAGGATGAGATCAAAAAGGCGGCAAAAAATGCTCGCTACGCACAGCAATTGGAATTGCGAAAAGAGGAGATTGCACTCAAAAAGAATGAGGATGCACGAAACGAGAGGGAGGATGCACGGAGACAGTTTGAATTAGATGAGAGGGTCATGCTCATCGACACAAGTGGTATGACTGATGTTCAAAAGCAATTCTACCAAGCTAAGCAGAAGGAGATCCTTGCTCGCGGCCTAGGGTAA